One genomic region from Salinicola endophyticus encodes:
- the ligA gene encoding NAD-dependent DNA ligase LigA, whose protein sequence is MSQTPQAAQERAATLRQQLEDANYHYYVEDAPQLTDAEYDQRLRELQALEAEYPELATPDSPTQRVGVKPDSGFPEIEHVVPMLSLDNALDEEELLAFGKRVAKGLERDASSLVFCCEPKLDGLAVSLVYENGYLRYGATRGDGRTGEEITNNLRTLRSIPLKLRGKHWPSLLEVRGEVYMRHSGFEALNARALENGDKVFANPRNAAAGSLRQLDPAITDQRPLEFCAYQVARIESEAELAVTHSGRMALLRDWGLPTNPELAVVEGIDGVVDFCRRLGEKRESLDYDIDGAVIKLDALSDHNVLGFVSRAPRWAIAFKYPAQEQVTRLLDVEFQVGRTGKLTPVAKLEPVQVAGVTVSNATLHNMDQIARLDLRIGDSVRIYRAGDVIPKVVEVVRERRPTDGREIVLPENCPVCGSRVEKLDGEVDARCAGGLYCPAQRKEALKHFASRRALDIDGLGEKLIDLLVEREWVETPADLFRLEAARLAELPRLAEKSANNLVNALETAKQTTLARFIYAIGIREVGETTAANLARHFGSLEALRHAELEALEAVADVGPVVAHHVHTFFRQPHNQQTLDDLIAVGVTWDEEEIGERPQPLAGQTWVLTGSLESMTRDDGKARLQALGAKVAGSVSKKTTAVVAGEAAGSKLEKAMQLGVEVIDETTFIQRLTEWEGGE, encoded by the coding sequence ATGAGCCAGACCCCCCAAGCGGCGCAGGAGCGCGCCGCGACCCTGCGTCAGCAGCTCGAAGACGCCAACTACCACTACTACGTCGAAGACGCGCCGCAGCTCACCGATGCCGAGTACGACCAGCGCCTGCGCGAGCTGCAGGCGCTGGAAGCCGAGTACCCCGAACTTGCCACCCCCGATTCGCCGACCCAGCGAGTCGGCGTCAAGCCCGACAGCGGCTTTCCCGAAATCGAGCACGTGGTGCCGATGCTGTCGCTCGACAATGCCCTCGACGAAGAGGAGCTGCTGGCGTTCGGCAAGCGAGTGGCCAAGGGGTTGGAGCGCGACGCCTCGTCACTGGTGTTCTGCTGCGAGCCCAAGCTCGACGGCCTGGCGGTATCGCTGGTCTATGAAAATGGCTACCTGCGCTACGGCGCGACCCGTGGCGATGGGCGCACCGGCGAGGAGATCACCAACAACCTGCGTACCCTGCGCTCGATCCCGCTCAAGCTACGCGGCAAGCATTGGCCTTCACTGCTCGAGGTGCGTGGCGAAGTCTACATGCGCCACTCCGGGTTCGAGGCGCTCAACGCCCGCGCCCTGGAGAACGGTGACAAGGTCTTCGCCAACCCGCGCAACGCCGCCGCCGGCAGCCTGCGCCAGCTCGATCCCGCGATCACCGACCAGCGCCCGCTGGAGTTCTGCGCCTATCAGGTGGCGCGGATCGAGAGTGAGGCCGAACTGGCCGTCACCCACTCCGGGCGCATGGCGCTGCTGCGCGACTGGGGGCTGCCGACCAACCCCGAACTGGCGGTGGTGGAGGGGATCGATGGCGTGGTCGACTTCTGCCGCCGGCTGGGCGAGAAGCGCGAGTCGCTCGACTACGATATCGACGGCGCGGTGATCAAGCTCGATGCGCTGAGCGATCACAACGTGCTGGGCTTCGTCTCGCGCGCACCGCGCTGGGCGATCGCCTTCAAGTACCCCGCCCAGGAGCAGGTGACGCGGCTGCTCGACGTCGAGTTCCAGGTCGGGCGCACCGGCAAGCTGACCCCGGTGGCCAAGCTCGAACCGGTGCAGGTGGCCGGGGTCACCGTCTCCAACGCCACCCTGCACAACATGGATCAGATCGCGCGGCTGGATCTGCGTATCGGCGATAGCGTGAGGATCTATCGCGCCGGCGATGTGATCCCCAAGGTGGTCGAAGTGGTGCGTGAGCGGCGTCCGACGGATGGTCGCGAGATCGTGCTGCCGGAGAACTGCCCGGTGTGCGGCTCGAGGGTCGAGAAGCTCGACGGCGAGGTCGATGCGCGCTGCGCCGGTGGGCTCTACTGCCCGGCCCAGCGCAAGGAGGCGCTCAAGCACTTCGCCAGCCGCCGCGCGCTGGATATCGACGGTCTGGGCGAGAAGCTGATCGACCTGCTGGTCGAGCGTGAGTGGGTCGAGACCCCCGCCGATCTGTTTCGACTCGAAGCCGCGCGTCTCGCCGAGCTGCCGCGGCTGGCGGAGAAGTCCGCCAACAACTTGGTCAACGCCCTGGAGACGGCCAAGCAGACGACGCTTGCGCGCTTCATCTATGCCATCGGCATCCGCGAGGTGGGCGAGACCACGGCGGCCAATCTGGCGCGCCATTTCGGCAGTCTGGAGGCGCTGCGCCACGCCGAGCTGGAAGCCCTCGAAGCGGTCGCCGACGTCGGCCCGGTGGTGGCCCACCACGTGCACACCTTCTTCCGTCAGCCCCATAACCAGCAGACGCTGGACGATCTGATCGCCGTCGGCGTGACCTGGGACGAAGAAGAGATCGGCGAGCGTCCACAGCCGCTGGCGGGGCAGACCTGGGTGCTCACCGGCAGTCTGGAGAGCATGACCCGCGATGACGGCAAGGCGCGCCTGCAGGCGCTGGGGGCCAAGGTCGCAGGCTCCGTCTCCAAGAAGACCACCGCGGTGGTCGCCGGCGAAGCGGCCGGCAGCAAGCTGGAGAAGGCCATGCAGCTCGGCGTCGAGGTGATCGACGAGACCACCTTCATCCAGCGCCTGACCGAGTGGGAGGGGGGCGAATGA
- the zipA gene encoding cell division protein ZipA, protein MELREWLIILGLVLVATIVIDGFRRLQRQRRVPRLDQAMESSGSDAGSSVDPEEEARAAEINWELPNGGARVVRPATFERSSDGAEPIRPAEPKRQERIPDDQIKGGVFGRYKSRTSFADMQENVKSAMKAGAKRVSDSAHRLGQKRDEAAAARTQERAHEEPRLSAAEAGVDARAETAEARVTADASRLEESRLQITALTPAGEMPAVTEAPASVAEEAEMRGAADASTFDQAAFDRATQDDAPRRDVVTTHPAVERAKRHHVSAARARETLSNAEEVIVISVLARTEEGFDGTTLLNLMLACGLRFSEMGIFHRYETEASDSELQFSMVNVLKPGVFDLDKMDEIVTPGVTFLMPLPGANDTAAAFEAMLETAMVLVRHLGGELKDENHSVMTAQTIEFARQRVQEFERRHRLHRYQAN, encoded by the coding sequence ATGGAACTAAGAGAGTGGCTGATCATCCTGGGGCTGGTTTTGGTGGCGACCATCGTGATCGATGGCTTCCGTCGTCTACAGCGCCAACGTCGTGTTCCGCGCCTTGACCAGGCGATGGAATCCAGCGGAAGCGACGCCGGATCCAGCGTGGATCCGGAAGAGGAGGCCCGTGCGGCCGAGATCAACTGGGAATTGCCCAATGGAGGGGCACGTGTCGTCCGGCCGGCGACGTTCGAGCGCAGCAGTGATGGCGCCGAACCCATCCGCCCGGCCGAACCCAAGCGTCAGGAGCGGATTCCCGACGACCAGATCAAGGGCGGCGTGTTCGGCCGCTACAAGTCGCGTACGTCGTTCGCCGATATGCAGGAGAACGTCAAGAGCGCGATGAAGGCCGGCGCCAAGCGGGTCAGCGACTCCGCCCATCGCCTGGGTCAGAAACGCGACGAGGCCGCCGCCGCTCGGACGCAGGAGCGGGCGCACGAAGAGCCGCGCCTGTCCGCCGCCGAGGCTGGGGTCGACGCGCGCGCCGAAACCGCCGAAGCCCGCGTCACCGCCGACGCGTCGCGGTTGGAAGAGTCGCGTCTGCAGATCACCGCGCTGACGCCGGCCGGCGAGATGCCGGCGGTGACTGAAGCGCCGGCTAGCGTCGCCGAGGAAGCCGAGATGCGTGGTGCGGCCGATGCGTCGACCTTCGACCAGGCAGCGTTCGATCGAGCCACCCAGGATGACGCGCCGCGGCGTGATGTGGTCACCACGCATCCTGCGGTGGAGCGCGCTAAGCGCCATCACGTCAGCGCTGCGCGGGCCCGTGAAACGCTGTCGAATGCCGAGGAAGTCATCGTCATCAGTGTGCTGGCGCGCACCGAAGAGGGCTTCGACGGCACCACGCTGCTCAACCTGATGCTGGCCTGCGGCCTGCGTTTCAGCGAGATGGGCATCTTCCACCGCTACGAGACCGAGGCGAGCGACAGCGAGCTGCAGTTCTCGATGGTCAACGTGCTCAAGCCGGGCGTGTTCGATCTCGACAAGATGGACGAGATCGTCACCCCGGGGGTCACCTTCCTGATGCCGCTGCCCGGCGCCAACGACACCGCCGCGGCGTTCGAGGCGATGCTCGAGACCGCGATGGTGCTGGTGCGCCATCTGGGCGGCGAGCTCAAGGACGAGAACCACAGCGTGATGACCGCGCAGACGATCGAATTCGCCCGCCAGCGGGTGCAGGAGTTCGAACGTCGCCACCGGCTGCACCGCTATCAGGCCAACTGA